From a region of the Eretmochelys imbricata isolate rEreImb1 chromosome 6, rEreImb1.hap1, whole genome shotgun sequence genome:
- the LOC144266371 gene encoding olfactory receptor 8U9-like — translation MEERNHSEATEFILSGLTDHPELQVPLFGVFLLIYGFTLVGNGGMILLITIDPRLHTPMYFFLRNLSFCDLCLSSIIFPKMLLNFLAERKSISYPACAVQMFLSIAFGDVECLLLAVMAYDRYVAICNPLLYTVTMSRHLCKQLVAGVYAVGVVDSMLNTYFTFRLSFCSSNIINHFFCDVLPLLALSCSDTRIREIMMFVSMCCIQVISFVTVLLSYVYITSTILQIRSAEGRHKAFSTCTFHLTTVVLFYGTLLFMYLRPTSSYSMDTDKVASVFHTLVIPMLNPLIYSLRNTEVKDALRKAMNKLQTNS, via the coding sequence atggaagagagAAATCACTCGGAGGCGACTGAattcattctctcaggactgacagatcatCCAGAGCTGCAGGTTCCCCTGTTTGGGGTTTTCCTACTGATTTATGGTTTCACCCTGGTAGGAaatggggggatgatcttgttaatcacaattgatccccgactccacacccccatgtactttttcctcaggaatttgtctttctgtgacctctgcctttCCTCGATAATTTTCCCTAAGATGCTTCTGAATTTCTTAGCcgagaggaaaagcatttcttacCCGGCCTGCGCTGTGCAAATGTTTCTCTCTATCGCTTTTGGAGATgttgagtgcctcttgctggctgtgatggcgtatgaccgttatgtggccatctgtaacccgctgctctatacggtcaccatgtccaggcacctttgtaaacagctggtggctggggtgtacgctgtgggggtggtggattCAATGTTAAACACATATTTTACATttcggctgtcattctgcagctccaacatcatcaatcatttcttctgtgatgtcCTCCCACTGTTGGcgctctcctgttctgacacccgTATCAGAGAGATTATGATGTTTGTTTCAATGTGCTGCATTCAAGTCATcagctttgtgactgtcctcctctcctatgtctatatcacctccaccatcctgcagatccgcTCTGCTGAGGGCCgacacaaagccttctccacctgcactttccacttgaccactgtggtcctgttttatggcaccctcctcttcatgtatttacgtcccacctccagctattccatggatACAGACAAAGTGGCCTCAGTGTTTCACACActggtgatccccatgttgaaccctCTCAtatacagcctgaggaacacggaggtgaaggacgccctgaggaaagcaatgaataaactGCAAACAAATTCTTGA
- the LOC144266447 gene encoding olfactory receptor-like protein OLF2: MEEGNHSEVTEFILSGLTDRPELQVPLFAVFLLINGITLVGNGGMILLIWIDPRLHTPMYFFLSHLSFCDLCVSLIISPKMLLNFLAERKNISYTACAVQMFLAIIFGDLEGLLLAVMAYDRYVAICNPLLYTVSMSRQLCILLVAGVYAVGVLDSVLNTCFTFRLSFCSSNIINHFFCDVPPLLALSCSDTHINEIVIFAFISCIQVISFVTILLSYVYITSTILQMRSADGWHKAFSTCTFHLTAVVLFYGTLLFMYLRPTSSYSMDTDKVTAMFYTLVIPMLNPLIYSLRNTEVKDALKIAMNKLQSNS; the protein is encoded by the coding sequence ATGGAAGAAGGAAATCACTCGGaggtgactgagttcattctctcaggactgacagatcgtccggagctgcaggtccccctgTTTGCAGTGTTCCTATTGATTAATGGTATcaccctggtggggaatggggggatgatcttgttaatctGGATTGATCCCCGActgcacacccccatgtactttttcctcagtcatttgtctttctgtgacctctgcgtttccttgataatttcccctaagatgctgctgaatttcttagcCGAGAGGAAAAACATTTCTTACACTGCCTGTGCTGTGCAAATGTTTCTCGCTATCATTTTTGGAGACCTTGAGggcctcttgctggctgtgatggcgtatgaccgttatgtggccatctgtaacccactgctctATACGGTGAGcatgtccaggcagctttgtatactgctggtggctggggtgtacGCTGTGGGGGTGCTGGATTCAGTGTTAAACACGTGTTTTACGTttcggctgtcattctgcagctccaacatcatcaatcatttcttctgtgatgtcCCCCCACTGTTGGcgctctcctgttctgacacccacatcaatgagattgtgatCTTTGCTTTCATCAGCTGCATTCAAGTGATCAGCTTTGTGACTatcctcctctcctatgtctatatcacctccaccatcctgcagatgCGCTCCGCCGATGGCTggcacaaagccttctccacctgcactttccacttgaccgctgtggtcctgttttatggcaccctcctcttcatgtatttgcgtcccacctccagctattccatggatACAGACAAAGTTACCGCCATGTTTTACACGCTagtgatccccatgttgaaccccctcatctacagcctgaggaacacggAGGTGAAGGATGCCCTGAAGATAGCAATGAATAAACTCCAAAGCAATTCTTGA